A portion of the Pagrus major chromosome 8, Pma_NU_1.0 genome contains these proteins:
- the samm50 gene encoding sorting and assembly machinery component 50 homolog A isoform X1, which produces MGTVHARSLDPLPMHGPELGVHADDIEAPEIEQEPKQEVLENKNVVVQRVHIDGLGRTKEDLLTYEISEVFRAKNLIDVMRKSHEARQKLLRLGIFRRVEVVIDTSRGEDALPNGLDVTFEVTELRRMTGSYNTMVGNNEGSMVLGLKLPNVFGRAEKMTFQFSYGTKETSYGLSFFKPQPGNFERNISLNVYKVTGQFPWSSLRETDRGVSAEMSFPVWKTSQTLKWEGVWRELGCLARTASFAVREESGHSLKSSLSHSMVIDTRNSSILPKKGGLLKIHQELAGYTGGDASFLKEDFEIQLNKTLFWDSVLSASLWGGLLLPIGDKPTSIADRFYLGGPTSIRGFSMYSMGPQSEGMAGDYLGGEGYWAGGLHLYTPLPFRPGRGGFGDLFRTHFFLNAGNLCNLNYGQGPRAHLKKLAECIRWSYGVGIVLRLGNIARLELNYCIPMGVQSGDRICDGVQFGAGIRFL; this is translated from the exons ATGGGCACCGTCCATGCCAGG AGCCTGGACCCTCTGCCCATGCACGGGCCGGAGCTTGGAGTTCATGCTGACGACATTGAGGCTCCAGAGATTGAGCAGGAGCCAAAACAAGAGGTTCTTGAAAACAAGAAT GTTGTTGTTCAACGAGTGCACATAGATGGGCTCGGAAGAACCAAGGAGGACCTGTTGACTTACGAAATCTCTGAGGTCTTCCGGGCAAAGAACTTGATTGAT GTGATGCGAAAGTCCCACGAGGCCCGACAGAAGCTGCTGCGTCTCGGTATCTTCAGAAGAGTCGAAGTTGTTATTGACACATCACGAG GTGAGGATGCTCTTCCTAACGGCCTCGACGTGACGTTTGAAGTCACTGAGCTGAGACGGATGACGGGCAGCTACAACACCATGGTTGGAAACAATGAAGGGAGCATG GTACTGGGCCTGAAGTTACCCAATGTATTTGGTCGGGCAGAGAAAATGACCTTCCAGTTCTCCTACGGCACGAAAGAGACATCCTACGGCCTGTCCTTTTTTAAACCTCAACCGGGAAACTTTGAACGCAA TATCTCTCTCAACGTGTACAAAGTAACAGGTCAGTTTCCATGGAGTTCACTGAGGGAGACAGATCGAGGCGTCTCTGCAGAAATGAGC TTCCCAGTATGGAAGACCAGCCAAACCCTGAAGTGGGAGGGAGTGTGGAGAGAGCTGGGCTGTCTGGCTCGCACTGCCTCGTTTGCCGTCCGGGAGGAGAGCGGTCATTCACTCAAGTCCTCACTTTCG CATTCTATGGTCATCGACACCAGAAACTCATCCATCCTTCCCAAGAAAGGTGGCCTGTTGAAGATCCATCAG GAACTTGCTGGTTACACCGGGGGAGATGCCAGTTTCCTGAAGGAAGACTTTGAGATCCAGCTCAACAAAACACTCTTCTGGGATTCA GTCCTTTCTGCCTCATTGTGGGGTGGTTTGCTCTTGCCCATTGGTGACAAACCAACAAGCATAGCAGACAG GTTCTATCTTGGTGGCCCCACCAGTATTAGGGGAttcagtatgtacagtatgggCCCACAGAGTGAAGGT ATGGCAGGCGACTACCTGGGAGGAGAGGGCTACTGGGCTGGAGGCCTCCACCTCTACACTCCTCTACCCTTCAGACCAGGCAGGGGGGGCTTTGGTGACCTCTTCAGAACACACTTCTTCCTCAATGCAGGAAACCTTTGTAACCTCAACTATG GTCAGGGGCCACGAGCACATTTGAAGAAACTGGCAGAATGCATCCGCTGGTCATATGGAGTGGGCATTGTGCTGCGTTTGGGGAACATTGCCAGGCTGGAGCTGAACTACTGCATTCCCATGGGAGTCCAGAGTGGAGACAG GATATGTGACGGGGTCCAGTTTGGAGCAGGAATCAGATTCCTATGA
- the samm50 gene encoding sorting and assembly machinery component 50 homolog A isoform X2 — protein MGTVHARSLDPLPMHGPELGVHADDIEAPEIEQEPKQEVLENKNVVVQRVHIDGLGRTKEDLLTYEISEVFRAKNLIDVMRKSHEARQKLLRLGIFRRVEVVIDTSRGEDALPNGLDVTFEVTELRRMTGSYNTMVGNNEGSMVLGLKLPNVFGRAEKMTFQFSYGTKETSYGLSFFKPQPGNFERNISLNVYKVTGQFPWSSLRETDRGVSAEMSFPVWKTSQTLKWEGVWRELGCLARTASFAVREESGHSLKSSLSHSMVIDTRNSSILPKKGGLLKIHQELAGYTGGDASFLKEDFEIQLNKTLFWDSVLSASLWGGLLLPIGDKPTSIADRFYLGGPTSIRGFSMYSMGPQSEGDYLGGEGYWAGGLHLYTPLPFRPGRGGFGDLFRTHFFLNAGNLCNLNYGQGPRAHLKKLAECIRWSYGVGIVLRLGNIARLELNYCIPMGVQSGDRICDGVQFGAGIRFL, from the exons ATGGGCACCGTCCATGCCAGG AGCCTGGACCCTCTGCCCATGCACGGGCCGGAGCTTGGAGTTCATGCTGACGACATTGAGGCTCCAGAGATTGAGCAGGAGCCAAAACAAGAGGTTCTTGAAAACAAGAAT GTTGTTGTTCAACGAGTGCACATAGATGGGCTCGGAAGAACCAAGGAGGACCTGTTGACTTACGAAATCTCTGAGGTCTTCCGGGCAAAGAACTTGATTGAT GTGATGCGAAAGTCCCACGAGGCCCGACAGAAGCTGCTGCGTCTCGGTATCTTCAGAAGAGTCGAAGTTGTTATTGACACATCACGAG GTGAGGATGCTCTTCCTAACGGCCTCGACGTGACGTTTGAAGTCACTGAGCTGAGACGGATGACGGGCAGCTACAACACCATGGTTGGAAACAATGAAGGGAGCATG GTACTGGGCCTGAAGTTACCCAATGTATTTGGTCGGGCAGAGAAAATGACCTTCCAGTTCTCCTACGGCACGAAAGAGACATCCTACGGCCTGTCCTTTTTTAAACCTCAACCGGGAAACTTTGAACGCAA TATCTCTCTCAACGTGTACAAAGTAACAGGTCAGTTTCCATGGAGTTCACTGAGGGAGACAGATCGAGGCGTCTCTGCAGAAATGAGC TTCCCAGTATGGAAGACCAGCCAAACCCTGAAGTGGGAGGGAGTGTGGAGAGAGCTGGGCTGTCTGGCTCGCACTGCCTCGTTTGCCGTCCGGGAGGAGAGCGGTCATTCACTCAAGTCCTCACTTTCG CATTCTATGGTCATCGACACCAGAAACTCATCCATCCTTCCCAAGAAAGGTGGCCTGTTGAAGATCCATCAG GAACTTGCTGGTTACACCGGGGGAGATGCCAGTTTCCTGAAGGAAGACTTTGAGATCCAGCTCAACAAAACACTCTTCTGGGATTCA GTCCTTTCTGCCTCATTGTGGGGTGGTTTGCTCTTGCCCATTGGTGACAAACCAACAAGCATAGCAGACAG GTTCTATCTTGGTGGCCCCACCAGTATTAGGGGAttcagtatgtacagtatgggCCCACAGAGTGAAG GCGACTACCTGGGAGGAGAGGGCTACTGGGCTGGAGGCCTCCACCTCTACACTCCTCTACCCTTCAGACCAGGCAGGGGGGGCTTTGGTGACCTCTTCAGAACACACTTCTTCCTCAATGCAGGAAACCTTTGTAACCTCAACTATG GTCAGGGGCCACGAGCACATTTGAAGAAACTGGCAGAATGCATCCGCTGGTCATATGGAGTGGGCATTGTGCTGCGTTTGGGGAACATTGCCAGGCTGGAGCTGAACTACTGCATTCCCATGGGAGTCCAGAGTGGAGACAG GATATGTGACGGGGTCCAGTTTGGAGCAGGAATCAGATTCCTATGA
- the efcab10 gene encoding EF-hand calcium-binding domain-containing protein 10, translating to MLVYHSNEFKQSEALKMATQRERNAADYLKQHRIMELMDNLTSMLFFHRPENPREFLVEQLEQLKISRQSDVIGPNLFNNTNLNAVFGILDPTNQQYITFAQYKHALTTLGIKDINECPEGVNEDRISHETFITEAIQGLKRCSATYCGKQWT from the exons ATGTTGGTGTATCATAGCAACGAGTTCAAACAAAGTGAAGCGTTAAAGATGGcgacgcagagagagagaaacgcCGCAGATTATCTCAAACAACACAGAATTATGGAGCTCATGGACAACCTGACCAGCATGCTCTTCTTTCACAGACCTG AGAATCCCAGAGAGTTTCTCGTTGAGCAGCTGGAACAGCTGAAGATTTCTCGTCAGAGTGATGTGATAGGGCCAAATCTGTTCAACAACACCAACCTGAATGCAGTTTTCGGGATACTGGACCCTACTAATCAACAATACATCACTTTTGCCCAATACAAGCATG CTCTGACCACACTGGGCATTAAAGACATTAATGAATGTCCTGAAGGTGTAAATGAAGACAGAATATCCCATGAGACTTTCATAACAGAAGC GATCCAAGGCCTGAAGAGATGCTCAGCAACATACTGTGGAAAACAATGGACTTGA
- the uqcc6 gene encoding ubiquinol-cytochrome-c reductase complex assembly factor 6 — protein sequence MPAGVSWPRYLRMFAASVLAMFAGAQAVHQYYLPDLSIPEIPPKPGELQTELRGYKVREEAAAVALEQLKAQQKVD from the exons ATGCCAGCTGGTGTGTCCTGGCCTCGGTACCTGAGGATGTTTGCTGCCAGTGTACTGGCTATGTTTGCAGGAGCACAGGCCGTCCACCAGTACTACCTACCTGATCTG aGTATACCAGAGATCCCACCGAAGCCTGGGGAGCTCCAGACAGAACTGCGGGGCTACAAAGTcagagaagaagctgctgctgttgctttgGAGCAACTTAAAGCACAACAAAAGGTGGACTGA